GAGGGGGATGTGATGATCGGCCGCGCGCCATTAGGAGCCTTTTTCCCGTAGAGCTTCTTGTAGAGCGTGCTGCGTTCGACCGCAACCCGGCCCATCGCGCGCGCCTTCTCTTCGATTAGATCGACCGGAACGAACTCGCCGGAGTCGCCGCCGGCCTGGGCCGTGATGCTTTCCTCCATCAGCGTCCCGGAAAAGTCGTTGCATCCGGTTTTAAGCGTGAGCGCGGCGAGATCGACGCCGAGCTTAACCCACGAAGTCTGCAGGTTGTCGATCCATCCGCGCAGGAACAGGCGCGAGGTGGCGTACATCTGGAAGTCGAGCGTCCCTTTGGGCGGCGGCTCGGCGACCAGGCCCTTGCGGTAGAGCACGGTGTTCTCGTGGATGAAGCGGAGCGGCACGAATTCGGTGAAGCCGCCGGTCTGCTTCTGGATGTCGCGGAGGAGGCCCAGGTGATTGAGGACGTGGCGCGGACTTTCGACGTGGCCGTACATCACGGTCGAAGTGGTGCGCACGCCGAGCGCGTGGGCGCTGGTGATGATATCGACCCAGGTGGCGACGTCGACTTTCTTGTGGCTTAAGATTTCGCGCACGCTGTCGTCAAGGATTTCGGCCGCGGTGCCGGGAATCGATCCCAGCCCCGCGTCGCGCAGCATCGCGATATATTCGGGGTACTCCATCCGCACGCGGCGCGCGCCGAACATGATCTCCATCGGCGAGAACGCATGAACGTGAATCTCCGGGTAGCCGCCTTTGATCGTGCGCAGCAGGTCGCGGTACTTGAAGTCGGGCGCCTCGGGGTTGATCCCGCCCTGCATGCAAACTTCGGTTGCGCCCCGGGCCACCGCGTCGCCGACCTTGGCGAGGATGGTTTCGTCGGAGTGGTCGTAGGCGTCTGACTCCCAACGCTGGCGCTTGAAGCCGCAGAACTGGCATCCGACGAAACAGATATTGGTGAAATTGAGGTTGCGGTTTACGACGTAAGTGACTTCGTCGCCGACGTCTTCGGCGCGCGCGAGGTCCGCGCATTTGATCGCCGCGCGCAGATCGCCGCCCTCGGCGGTGTAGAGCAGCAATCCTTCCTCGGGCGTCAGCTCCTGGCGCTCGCGGCTGCGTTTGAGCGCGGCGCGCACGGCGGGACTGGCCTTATCCATCAGCGCGCCGAGCGGCGCGGCTTCGATCTCATCGACATAGTTGCGCAGGGCTTCCAGGTTCACGATGCACCTCCGTCGATCTCCGCGCCGTGCCGTTCGAGCGCCGGGCGGAGCCTCGGGTCAACCCAGTAATCATCGACGTATTCGGGATAGATTGCGAGCCGTTCGCGCAGATCGAAACCGGCCCGCGCGCAGCGCTCGGCCAGCCGTTCGATATGGGGCCACGGCGCCTCGGGATTGACGTAGTCCTTGCTGAGCGGCGAAATGCCGCCCCAATCGTTGATGCCGGCGGCGAGAAACAGCTCGATCTCGTTGGGCGAGAGATTGGGCGGCGCCTGCACGTTCATCTTCGGTCCGAGCACCATCCGCGCGGTCGCGATCGCGCGCGCCATCTCCATCGCGCCGGGCTCGGGCGCCTCGGCCATCGCGATCTCCGGCTTGGCGCGGAAGTTCTGGATGATCACTTCCTGGATATGGCCGTGGCGCTCGTTCAAGTCGCGCAGCGCGACCAGGCTCTGCGCGCGCTCGGCCGGCGTCTCGCCGATCCCGAGCAGGATTCCGCTGGTGAACGGAACGCGCGCTTCGCCGGCCTCCGCGATCATCCGCATCCGCACTGCGGGATCCTTGTCGGGAGCCCACTGATGCACGCCGCCGCGCGCGCGCAGCCGGGGTGAGATGCTTTCGAGCAT
The sequence above is a segment of the Candidatus Binataceae bacterium genome. Coding sequences within it:
- the cofH gene encoding 7,8-didemethyl-8-hydroxy-5-deazariboflavin synthase subunit CofH; translation: MNLEALRNYVDEIEAAPLGALMDKASPAVRAALKRSRERQELTPEEGLLLYTAEGGDLRAAIKCADLARAEDVGDEVTYVVNRNLNFTNICFVGCQFCGFKRQRWESDAYDHSDETILAKVGDAVARGATEVCMQGGINPEAPDFKYRDLLRTIKGGYPEIHVHAFSPMEIMFGARRVRMEYPEYIAMLRDAGLGSIPGTAAEILDDSVREILSHKKVDVATWVDIITSAHALGVRTTSTVMYGHVESPRHVLNHLGLLRDIQKQTGGFTEFVPLRFIHENTVLYRKGLVAEPPPKGTLDFQMYATSRLFLRGWIDNLQTSWVKLGVDLAALTLKTGCNDFSGTLMEESITAQAGGDSGEFVPVDLIEEKARAMGRVAVERSTLYKKLYGKKAPNGARPIITSPSPLSEADHHACGGSGGR
- the cofG gene encoding 7,8-didemethyl-8-hydroxy-5-deazariboflavin synthase CofG, which translates into the protein MTTAQPSSVVGRSGSPQIREILDRASDGARLGEADATALIECPDHELPELLAAAGALRDRAKGRIVTYSRKVFLPVTNLCRDRCTYCTFRKDPGEPGAWTMTPAEIAQWSRRGRALGCREALMCLGDKPELAFKEYRETLERLGARSTIEYVARACEVALGEGLLPHTNAGIMSRDEMLMLRPLNVSMGLMLESISPRLRARGGVHQWAPDKDPAVRMRMIAEAGEARVPFTSGILLGIGETPAERAQSLVALRDLNERHGHIQEVIIQNFRAKPEIAMAEAPEPGAMEMARAIATARMVLGPKMNVQAPPNLSPNEIELFLAAGINDWGGISPLSKDYVNPEAPWPHIERLAERCARAGFDLRERLAIYPEYVDDYWVDPRLRPALERHGAEIDGGAS